A part of Melittangium boletus DSM 14713 genomic DNA contains:
- a CDS encoding FG-GAP-like repeat-containing protein, which yields MNPVLRASLAFALLSSACVPDDSLEPGAVDYCTSLPPLALSADASRIRVKQSLLLKASGGSGYYRYRAEPGGSSGQLNGSNFIAGATPGTDTLVAEDQRCPGEARLQVEVVSGFGVAPARATIKPGTSFQVEVSGLLGPAVFELDASPAGSSISASGLYTAGAGEGLDLVLVRDGLKGDVVQLRFEVRADAVLRGDPAFLALPAGSSTPLATTGGSDQVRWSKVSGPGQVVAGRFSAEPDAVGTAVLEGSDPFTREKTTVSVRVLKELAHEARPHGQLTDLASVVTADFDGDGVMDVAVGRPESDLSRPQGGAVFIFKGSALGLSAQPTWTLTGDSDSARFGDTVLAGDLDGDGRAELAVSSPGASLTIGNSGAVYLYRFGASGPEPLGTPLSNTGRGSFGTGLALADADGDGDLDVVVGSPAADLAPTSTLSARGVIDIFLLTPGQSVPVQSNIRLGGTHLTQAGKIEARKSTDLGRAVAVGDLNGDGLPDLAALSRLWRYDTGNTDKLHQAVAVFFGRGVDQPFRSSPDVFVAPSAYLTDSNEGNWKLSTLPAGDGRPPLLVVVADRSDSPDLSTRGGQKTLSDAGAVLFFDLSSYTFKGDASDSPPQIKRESAWAQLYGDTAGGVGGRGWAVLDVDGNPGPELVMGIPYFSPSTPLRLAGKIIVHPLATLKKGDAFNKPLMTLNGSAKSDVFGVGLAAWPVDGSAGLVVFSARASGEGLDFTGRVDALVKAGESLDKWTRTSAMLPAKPSVERYGEVVAVAQGPSGAVALVGSPGWAGPGVNGDGNDLSVGRAWAMRQDASTSELVAEGASSPLVRGRNVGTDVAFTDFNGDGFPDAVVGAPGFTGPGTNARNTEITPYYAKEDATCLLAGNQGVGGVLVSLGQADGSFKQAYRLWAQGDISGCTPAGTTCQRRSIGRGVVGGFDFNGDGKQDIGALRNNGFEIFLGRAPDDGMLAKLTMVCSPVYTAPYSAQQTSAPVALGDLDKDGCDEVAWRYADGSNSGVVILFGADATRCARRAPVQVLLADKEAQGNFLGLGLATTRAGRLLGKSGADYLATTATAYPYQGLTQQLVLLFDTAKLVEEMKKGASQKIVLKASDYVAHVLVPRSRAVGFGTAIAGGTDLTGDGVDDLVVSAPGASVASDGGGSVFVYAGGPGTTGELSPWLTLSGDVSERANFGQSLGIVPGKSGAPPALVVGAPLSYRSGTRNGTAFLVPFGF from the coding sequence ATGAATCCAGTCCTCCGCGCGTCGCTCGCATTCGCGCTCCTGTCCTCCGCCTGCGTTCCGGACGACTCCCTGGAACCGGGCGCGGTGGACTACTGCACGAGCCTGCCCCCCCTGGCCCTGTCCGCGGACGCCTCGCGCATCCGGGTGAAGCAGAGCCTGCTGCTCAAGGCCTCGGGTGGCAGTGGGTACTACCGCTATCGCGCCGAGCCGGGCGGGTCCTCGGGCCAGTTGAATGGCTCCAATTTCATCGCGGGCGCCACGCCCGGCACGGACACCCTGGTGGCGGAGGACCAGCGCTGCCCGGGAGAGGCGCGCCTCCAGGTGGAGGTGGTCTCGGGCTTTGGCGTGGCCCCCGCGCGCGCCACGATCAAGCCGGGCACGTCCTTCCAGGTGGAGGTGTCGGGCCTGCTGGGCCCGGCCGTCTTCGAACTCGATGCCAGCCCGGCGGGCAGCTCCATTTCCGCCTCGGGTCTGTACACGGCGGGCGCGGGGGAGGGGCTGGACCTGGTGCTGGTGCGTGACGGCCTCAAGGGCGACGTGGTGCAGCTTCGCTTCGAGGTGCGGGCGGATGCGGTGTTGCGGGGAGACCCCGCCTTCCTGGCCCTGCCCGCGGGCTCGTCGACGCCGTTGGCGACGACGGGGGGCAGCGATCAGGTGCGCTGGTCGAAGGTGTCGGGCCCGGGGCAGGTGGTGGCGGGACGCTTCTCCGCCGAGCCGGACGCGGTGGGCACGGCGGTGCTGGAGGGGTCGGACCCCTTCACCCGGGAGAAGACGACCGTGTCCGTGCGCGTGCTCAAGGAGCTGGCGCACGAGGCGCGACCTCACGGACAGCTCACGGATCTCGCCTCGGTGGTGACGGCGGACTTCGACGGGGATGGGGTGATGGACGTGGCCGTGGGGCGGCCGGAGAGCGATCTCTCCCGTCCGCAAGGGGGCGCGGTGTTCATCTTCAAGGGCAGCGCCCTGGGGCTGTCCGCGCAACCCACCTGGACCCTCACGGGTGACTCGGACTCGGCGCGCTTCGGTGACACCGTGCTGGCGGGAGACCTGGATGGGGATGGCCGGGCCGAGCTGGCGGTGTCCTCTCCGGGCGCGTCGTTGACCATCGGCAACTCGGGCGCGGTGTACCTGTACCGCTTCGGCGCGAGCGGGCCAGAGCCCCTGGGGACGCCCCTGTCCAACACGGGCCGGGGTTCCTTCGGCACGGGCCTGGCGCTCGCCGACGCGGATGGAGATGGGGACCTGGATGTGGTGGTGGGTTCGCCCGCGGCGGATCTGGCGCCCACGTCGACGTTGTCGGCCCGCGGTGTCATCGACATCTTCCTGCTCACCCCGGGCCAGTCCGTGCCGGTGCAGTCCAACATCCGCCTGGGTGGCACCCACCTGACGCAGGCGGGAAAGATCGAGGCCCGCAAGTCCACGGACCTGGGGCGCGCGGTGGCGGTGGGTGACCTGAACGGCGATGGGCTCCCGGACCTGGCGGCGCTCAGCAGGCTGTGGCGGTACGACACCGGGAACACCGACAAGCTGCACCAGGCGGTGGCGGTGTTCTTCGGACGGGGAGTCGATCAACCCTTCCGCTCCTCGCCGGACGTGTTCGTCGCGCCGTCCGCCTACCTGACCGACAGCAACGAGGGAAACTGGAAGCTGAGCACGCTGCCCGCGGGGGATGGCCGCCCGCCGCTGCTGGTGGTGGTGGCGGATCGCTCGGACTCGCCGGATCTGAGTACGCGTGGCGGCCAGAAGACGCTGTCCGACGCGGGCGCGGTGCTCTTCTTCGACCTGAGTTCCTACACGTTCAAGGGTGACGCCTCCGATTCACCTCCGCAGATCAAGCGCGAATCGGCCTGGGCCCAGTTGTACGGGGACACGGCCGGTGGCGTGGGCGGCCGGGGTTGGGCGGTGCTGGACGTGGATGGCAACCCCGGTCCGGAGTTGGTGATGGGCATTCCCTACTTCTCGCCCAGTACGCCGCTGCGTCTGGCGGGCAAGATCATCGTCCACCCGCTGGCGACCCTGAAGAAGGGGGACGCGTTCAACAAGCCGCTGATGACGCTCAATGGGTCGGCGAAGTCGGACGTCTTCGGGGTGGGGCTCGCGGCGTGGCCCGTCGATGGCAGCGCGGGGCTGGTGGTCTTCTCCGCGCGGGCCTCGGGCGAGGGACTGGACTTCACCGGCCGGGTGGATGCCCTCGTGAAGGCGGGCGAATCGCTCGACAAGTGGACCCGCACGAGCGCCATGCTGCCCGCGAAGCCCAGCGTGGAGCGCTACGGCGAGGTGGTGGCGGTGGCGCAGGGCCCCTCCGGCGCGGTGGCGCTGGTGGGCTCTCCCGGTTGGGCGGGTCCCGGCGTCAACGGGGATGGCAACGACCTGTCCGTGGGCCGGGCCTGGGCGATGAGGCAGGACGCCTCCACGAGTGAGTTGGTGGCCGAGGGCGCCTCCTCTCCGCTGGTGCGTGGCCGCAACGTGGGCACCGACGTGGCCTTCACGGACTTCAATGGAGACGGGTTCCCGGACGCGGTGGTGGGTGCGCCGGGCTTCACCGGACCGGGAACCAACGCGCGCAACACGGAGATCACCCCCTACTACGCGAAGGAGGACGCCACGTGCCTGCTCGCGGGCAACCAGGGCGTGGGCGGCGTGCTCGTGTCCCTGGGCCAGGCGGATGGGAGCTTCAAGCAGGCGTACCGGTTGTGGGCCCAGGGGGACATCTCCGGGTGCACGCCCGCGGGAACGACCTGCCAGCGCCGCAGCATCGGACGGGGCGTGGTGGGAGGCTTCGACTTCAATGGGGATGGCAAGCAGGACATCGGCGCGTTGCGCAACAACGGCTTCGAGATCTTCCTGGGCCGTGCTCCGGATGATGGCATGCTGGCCAAGCTGACCATGGTGTGCAGCCCTGTCTACACCGCGCCCTATTCCGCGCAGCAGACCTCGGCGCCGGTGGCGCTCGGGGACCTGGACAAGGACGGCTGTGACGAGGTGGCGTGGCGCTACGCGGACGGCTCGAATTCAGGCGTCGTGATCCTCTTTGGCGCGGACGCCACGCGGTGCGCCCGCCGGGCGCCGGTCCAGGTGTTGCTCGCCGACAAGGAGGCGCAGGGGAACTTCCTCGGGTTGGGGTTGGCCACGACGCGCGCGGGCCGCCTCCTGGGCAAGAGCGGCGCGGACTACCTCGCGACCACCGCGACGGCCTACCCCTATCAAGGCCTGACCCAGCAACTGGTGCTGCTGTTCGACACGGCGAAGCTGGTGGAGGAGATGAAGAAGGGCGCCTCCCAGAAGATCGTGTTGAAGGCGAGCGACTATGTCGCGCACGTGCTCGTGCCCCGGTCGCGCGCGGTGGGGTTTGGCACGGCGATCGCGGGTGGCACGGACCTCACGGGCGATGGCGTGGATGACCTGGTGGTGAGCGCGCCGGGGGCCTCGGTCGCCTCGGATGGCGGTGGCTCGGTGTTCGTCTACGCGGGTGGCCCGGGGACCACCGGAGAGCTGTCGCCCTGGCTCACCCTCTCCGGGGACGTGAGCGAGCGCGCCAACTTTGGTCAGTCCCTGGGAATCGTTCCGGGCAAGAGCGGCGCGCCTCCCGCGCTCGTCGTCGGCGCTCCTCTCAGCTACCGCTCGGGCACGAGAAACGGCACGGCCTTCCTGGTTCCGTTCGGCTTCTGA
- a CDS encoding ferritin-like domain-containing protein gives MASKPAVEKLRSLAQLDVDAVGAYDAAIARVKEPLVRERLNEFRFDHMRHVRELNAFIRELGGEPVQLRPDLKGAAMKGLTAMSSLMGTEAALMAMLGNEEITNRVYELALHFEWSAPVRQLIQKNRQDEERHITWIREAVRVRPWSGDELEAPV, from the coding sequence ATGGCGAGCAAGCCGGCGGTGGAGAAGTTGCGAAGTCTGGCGCAACTGGACGTGGACGCGGTGGGGGCCTACGACGCCGCCATCGCCCGGGTGAAGGAGCCGCTCGTGCGCGAGCGCCTGAACGAGTTCCGGTTCGACCACATGCGTCATGTGCGGGAGCTCAACGCCTTCATCCGGGAGCTGGGCGGGGAGCCGGTGCAATTGAGGCCGGATCTCAAGGGCGCGGCGATGAAGGGCCTGACGGCGATGTCGAGCCTGATGGGCACGGAGGCGGCGCTCATGGCCATGCTCGGCAACGAGGAGATCACCAACCGCGTCTACGAGCTGGCACTCCATTTCGAGTGGAGCGCCCCAGTGCGGCAGCTCATCCAGAAGAATCGCCAGGACGAGGAGCGGCACATCACGTGGATCCGGGAGGCGGTGCGCGTGCGGCCCTGGTCGGGTGATGAGCTCGAAGCGCCTGTCTGA
- the argE gene encoding acetylornithine deacetylase yields the protein MSDTLPELRALLSELVAVDTTSTRTNAPLVALARGKLEAVGFQTEEVRYRDQSGVEKVNLIAVKGGEPGAQAALALVGHTDCVPYDAAWTDALRLTERDGRLYGRGACDTKGFIACALHAVAHLSRPLRAPLMVLLTADEEVGCEGAKQLVSLGKGRARHAIVGEPTRLVPVRAHKGYCLAEVEVLGREGHSAYPDEGASAIFRAGRFLQRLETLARTTLREDRDEDFEPPFTTVNVGRIGGGKAANVISGACQFIVEWRPLPHQPQERVLELLESIRRELVRDEPGYEAHIRLLRTESAVDTRADAEVVRMMAELSGNAPITVSFGTEAPQLTELGAQAVVFGPGDIRVAHQTGEYVPVEDLVRCEAYLSRAIAHFCG from the coding sequence ATGAGCGACACCCTGCCCGAGCTGCGCGCCCTCCTGTCCGAGCTGGTCGCCGTGGACACGACCTCCACCCGCACCAACGCACCGTTGGTGGCGCTGGCGCGCGGCAAGCTGGAGGCGGTGGGCTTCCAGACGGAAGAGGTGCGCTACCGGGACCAGTCCGGGGTGGAGAAGGTCAACCTCATCGCGGTGAAGGGAGGCGAGCCGGGGGCCCAGGCGGCCCTGGCGCTCGTGGGCCATACGGACTGCGTGCCGTATGACGCCGCGTGGACGGACGCACTGCGGCTCACGGAGCGCGATGGGCGGCTGTACGGCCGGGGCGCTTGTGACACCAAGGGGTTCATCGCCTGTGCGCTGCACGCCGTGGCGCATCTCTCGCGGCCGCTGCGTGCGCCGTTGATGGTGCTGCTGACGGCGGACGAGGAGGTGGGATGCGAGGGCGCCAAGCAGCTCGTGTCGCTGGGCAAGGGCCGGGCGCGGCATGCCATCGTGGGCGAGCCCACACGGCTTGTTCCGGTGCGCGCGCACAAGGGGTATTGCCTGGCCGAGGTGGAGGTGCTGGGTCGGGAGGGCCATAGCGCTTATCCGGACGAAGGGGCCTCGGCCATCTTCCGCGCGGGGCGCTTCCTGCAACGGCTGGAGACGCTGGCGCGGACGACCTTGCGCGAGGATCGCGACGAGGACTTCGAGCCGCCCTTCACCACGGTGAACGTGGGCCGTATCGGCGGGGGCAAGGCCGCCAATGTCATCTCCGGCGCCTGCCAGTTCATCGTGGAGTGGCGGCCCCTGCCCCATCAACCCCAGGAGCGGGTGTTGGAGCTGCTGGAGTCCATCCGGAGAGAGCTGGTGCGGGACGAGCCCGGCTACGAGGCCCACATCCGCTTGCTGCGCACGGAGTCCGCGGTGGACACGCGCGCGGACGCGGAGGTGGTGCGGATGATGGCGGAGCTGTCCGGCAACGCGCCCATCACGGTGTCCTTTGGCACCGAGGCGCCGCAGCTCACGGAGCTGGGGGCTCAAGCGGTGGTGTTCGGCCCGGGCGACATTCGCGTGGCCCACCAGACGGGTGAATACGTCCCGGTGGAGGACCTGGTGCGGTGCGAAGCCTATCTCTCCCGCGCCATCGCCCACTTCTGTGGCTGA
- a CDS encoding diguanylate cyclase, translating into MVALSNSLSTTGRVLLVDDSPIALEAIGSRLMESGLDVAMTSSPREALGLATEGPLLFDLLILDVIMPEMNGHELTRHLRGHARTVNTPILLLTSLDSTDDRVKGLVAGADDFFTKTAPDAEMLARVRSFISLGKMRAHLQAQHEAMARVMREPEAPTPPQARVEIIHHMPVMGERLARALRGSPLGGEFQLTQRASSQRMTSSDADLLIVSYPVALEGEHPLLKRFGFDEESPAILVVDEVESTMRRVAAFDAGADDYLTLHTPMAELAARMGSAMRRQRRQRQLRTSRDRAMLVAVTDPLTGLYNRAYFHEALGVEFRRAQRYKHPMSLVILDLDHFKQVNDTLGHTAGDQALREVSVRLRQTARSTDVVARHGGEEFAMILPETDLEHGLIAAERFRAAVDGTVVKGARGGSRAITISAGVGCYPAHASSVTDLIELTDAALYSAKRQGRNRVCAVSHSTEPFSMSASAAPTPASIMERLRRLVSDDVESPLSATRIAARMLHDASAPGDSLHALTSQLHASSEDVRRELLSLMDELSRNLLETTRRDSH; encoded by the coding sequence ATGGTTGCACTCTCGAACTCTCTCAGCACGACCGGCCGTGTTCTCCTCGTGGACGACAGTCCCATCGCCCTGGAAGCCATTGGCTCGCGCCTGATGGAAAGCGGCCTGGATGTGGCGATGACCTCGTCGCCGCGTGAGGCCCTCGGGCTCGCGACCGAAGGACCGCTGCTCTTCGATCTGCTGATCCTCGATGTGATCATGCCGGAGATGAATGGCCACGAGCTGACGCGCCACCTGCGCGGCCACGCCCGGACCGTCAACACGCCCATCCTCCTGCTCACCTCCCTGGACTCCACGGATGATCGCGTGAAGGGCCTGGTGGCGGGGGCGGATGACTTCTTCACCAAGACGGCGCCCGATGCCGAGATGCTCGCGCGCGTGCGCTCGTTCATCTCGCTGGGCAAGATGCGCGCCCACCTGCAAGCGCAGCACGAGGCCATGGCCCGGGTGATGCGCGAGCCCGAGGCCCCCACGCCGCCCCAGGCCCGGGTGGAGATCATCCACCACATGCCCGTGATGGGGGAGCGGCTCGCCCGGGCCCTCAGGGGCTCTCCCCTGGGCGGTGAGTTCCAACTCACCCAGCGCGCCTCGTCGCAGCGCATGACCAGCTCCGACGCGGACCTGCTCATCGTCAGCTACCCGGTCGCGCTCGAGGGCGAGCACCCGTTGCTCAAGCGCTTCGGTTTCGACGAGGAGTCGCCCGCCATCCTGGTGGTGGACGAGGTCGAGTCCACCATGCGGCGCGTGGCCGCGTTCGACGCCGGCGCCGACGACTACCTCACGCTGCACACGCCCATGGCGGAGCTCGCCGCGCGCATGGGCAGTGCCATGCGCCGTCAGCGCCGCCAGCGCCAGCTGCGCACCTCGCGCGACCGCGCCATGCTGGTGGCGGTGACGGATCCGCTCACGGGCCTGTACAACCGCGCCTACTTCCACGAGGCGCTCGGCGTCGAGTTCCGGCGGGCCCAGCGCTACAAGCACCCGATGTCGCTCGTCATCCTGGACCTGGATCACTTCAAACAGGTCAACGACACGCTTGGCCACACGGCGGGCGATCAGGCCCTGCGCGAGGTGTCCGTGCGGCTGCGCCAGACGGCGCGCTCCACGGACGTAGTGGCCCGTCACGGAGGCGAGGAGTTCGCGATGATCCTCCCCGAGACGGACCTGGAGCATGGGCTCATCGCCGCCGAGCGCTTCCGCGCCGCCGTGGACGGCACGGTCGTCAAGGGCGCCCGGGGCGGCAGCCGCGCCATCACCATCAGCGCCGGCGTGGGCTGCTATCCCGCGCATGCCTCGTCCGTCACGGACCTCATCGAGCTGACCGACGCGGCGCTCTACAGCGCCAAGCGCCAGGGCCGCAACCGGGTGTGCGCCGTCTCGCACAGCACCGAGCCCTTCTCCATGAGCGCCTCGGCCGCCCCCACCCCCGCCAGCATCATGGAACGCCTGCGCCGCCTGGTGTCGGACGACGTGGAGAGCCCGCTGTCGGCCACGCGCATCGCCGCGCGCATGCTGCACGATGCCTCGGCGCCGGGTGACTCGCTGCACGCGCTCACCTCGCAGCTGCACGCCTCGTCCGAGGACGTGCGGCGCGAATTGCTCTCGCTCATGGACGAGTTGTCGCGCAATCTGCTCGAAACCACCCGGCGCGACTCCCACTAG
- a CDS encoding CBS domain-containing protein encodes MRIRDVMTPDALSAPPETTLMAAAEMMRLLNVDVLPVVEEERVVGILSDRAIVVRGLALGHDPRTVPICQVMSLDVETCSPEEDEEDVARRMRQLQVHRLLVVDDQRRLLGTLHLDDLVMERVDSHQEGRAPAEDDGALMTLGY; translated from the coding sequence ATGAGGATTCGTGACGTGATGACGCCGGATGCGCTCTCCGCGCCACCGGAGACCACGCTGATGGCGGCCGCCGAGATGATGCGCCTGCTCAACGTGGACGTCCTGCCCGTCGTGGAGGAGGAGCGCGTCGTGGGCATCCTGAGCGACCGGGCGATCGTCGTGCGGGGGCTCGCCCTGGGGCACGATCCGCGCACCGTCCCCATCTGCCAGGTGATGAGCCTCGACGTGGAGACGTGTTCCCCAGAGGAAGATGAGGAGGACGTCGCCCGGCGGATGCGACAGCTCCAGGTGCACCGCCTGCTCGTCGTGGACGATCAGCGGCGGCTCCTGGGCACCCTTCACCTGGACGATCTAGTGATGGAGCGCGTGGACTCCCACCAGGAGGGACGGGCGCCCGCGGAGGATGACGGGGCCCTCATGACCCTGGGGTACTGA
- a CDS encoding OmpA/MotB family protein: MRSRLLTSLCVLALGAGCVTQGKYDAAMQNAQTLDEQLKEEKAAHAAASEKAKELDAKVKALEEKGAELEREKAALETRLSTAESGLTAGAAERRALEQKNAELAALNDELARSKKKLTEAKDALEKKSSEYENLSKSLEKEISEGKVELSELRGRMTVNLKDKILFASGSARVGKEGEAALLKVAEALKGVEGKIIRVEGHTDDVPTDPKGQFPSNWELSLARAMAVVRALQDAGVDPTKLSAAGYGPYQPIAANDSPENRSLNRRIEIVLAPNAAATAAR; the protein is encoded by the coding sequence ATGCGGTCGAGGCTGCTGACCTCTCTTTGTGTGCTCGCGCTGGGCGCGGGGTGTGTGACCCAGGGCAAATACGACGCGGCGATGCAGAACGCGCAGACGCTCGATGAGCAGCTCAAGGAGGAAAAGGCGGCGCACGCGGCGGCCAGCGAGAAGGCGAAGGAGCTGGACGCCAAGGTGAAGGCGCTGGAGGAGAAGGGGGCGGAGCTGGAGCGGGAGAAGGCGGCGCTCGAGACGCGGCTGTCCACCGCCGAGAGCGGTCTGACGGCGGGCGCCGCCGAGCGCCGGGCCCTGGAGCAGAAGAACGCCGAGCTGGCCGCCCTCAACGACGAGCTGGCGCGCTCCAAGAAGAAGCTCACCGAGGCCAAGGACGCCCTGGAGAAGAAGAGCTCCGAGTACGAGAACCTCTCCAAGAGCCTGGAGAAGGAGATCTCCGAGGGCAAGGTGGAGCTGTCCGAGCTGCGCGGCCGGATGACGGTGAACCTCAAGGACAAGATTCTCTTCGCCTCGGGCTCGGCGCGGGTGGGCAAGGAGGGCGAGGCGGCGCTGCTCAAGGTCGCCGAGGCGCTCAAGGGCGTGGAGGGGAAGATCATCCGGGTGGAGGGCCACACGGACGACGTGCCCACGGATCCCAAGGGGCAGTTCCCCTCGAACTGGGAGCTGAGCCTGGCGCGGGCCATGGCGGTGGTGCGGGCGCTGCAGGACGCGGGGGTGGATCCCACCAAGCTGTCCGCCGCGGGGTATGGCCCCTATCAGCCCATCGCCGCCAACGACTCGCCGGAGAACCGCAGCCTCAACCGGCGCATCGAGATCGTCCTGGCGCCCAACGCCGCGGCCACCGCCGCCCGGTAG